A single region of the Deltaproteobacteria bacterium genome encodes:
- a CDS encoding ATP synthase F0 subunit B, which produces MLKIPPDQTFLIQIAVFVVFWLLVRRLWFEPALRIIRERTVRSEGAIREARAIEAEAERLRAEHAAALDQTRSEAQRELQEIVRSAEAEQKRLVAEASAEAQRTLAEVQARVAEEVARTRRALRDEAAALARMVTEKVLGRPA; this is translated from the coding sequence ATGCTCAAGATACCGCCCGACCAGACTTTTCTGATTCAGATCGCGGTCTTCGTCGTGTTCTGGCTGCTGGTGAGACGCCTGTGGTTCGAGCCTGCGCTGCGGATCATCCGGGAGCGGACCGTGCGCTCGGAGGGCGCGATCCGGGAAGCGCGTGCGATCGAAGCCGAGGCCGAGCGACTGCGCGCCGAGCATGCGGCGGCGCTCGATCAGACCCGGAGCGAGGCCCAGCGGGAGCTCCAGGAGATCGTCCGCAGCGCAGAGGCCGAGCAGAAGCGCCTCGTCGCCGAGGCCAGCGCAGAAGCCCAGCGGACGCTCGCCGAGGTCCAGGCGCGGGTCGCCGAGGAGGTCGCCCGGACGCGGCGCGCCCTGCGAGACGAAGCGGCTGCGCTCGCCCGCATGGTCACGGAGAAGGTTCTCGGGCGACCGGCGTGA
- a CDS encoding polymer-forming cytoskeletal protein: MLERERVQPGETGVGGTSAFLGKGCRVTGKLQFEGTVRIEGHVEGEISAQDALIVGESAVVNAQITGSSIVIHGRVTGDVTAQKRLEIRAPGKLFGNIATPSLVIHEGVVFEGQCAMGGPDALRTEKDRKIALFPKDDRPGDGAQQHKVISEVAK, encoded by the coding sequence ATGCTCGAGCGGGAGAGAGTTCAGCCCGGAGAAACGGGCGTGGGCGGTACGAGCGCATTCCTCGGCAAGGGCTGCCGGGTCACCGGTAAACTGCAGTTCGAGGGGACAGTGCGCATCGAGGGACACGTGGAGGGCGAGATCTCGGCGCAGGACGCGCTCATCGTCGGTGAGAGCGCCGTCGTCAATGCGCAGATCACGGGCAGCTCCATCGTGATCCACGGGCGGGTCACGGGCGACGTGACGGCGCAGAAGCGGCTGGAGATCCGGGCTCCCGGGAAGCTCTTCGGCAACATCGCGACCCCGAGCCTCGTCATCCACGAAGGGGTGGTGTTCGAGGGGCAGTGCGCGATGGGCGGTCCGGACGCGTTGCGGACGGAGAAGGATCGCAAGATCGCGCTCTTCCCGAAGGACGACCGCCCGGGCGACGGGGCGCAGCAGCACAAGGTGATCTCCGAAGTCGCCAAATAG